In a genomic window of Azospirillum baldaniorum:
- a CDS encoding LysR family transcriptional regulator, translating to MRHRDFDLDALEVFVTVAELGNMTRAAGQLGLTQSAVSHVVRQLETAFATQLFDRSIRPMALTAAGHRLWHWSKRILNDARQLPAVIGGKDAPFVPELRLGCIDTLAAPFMPRLLQQLRDGVPSFSIAAGLSRQLREQFMARRLDVIFTNESFDDMDQVDSARLVTEPFVLLVPRNAPEVADEAGLRALSQALPLIRNTADSSLGRMVDQHLRRLGLEIPRSFAFDAVDTMMAMVAEEMGWSLLPPTALVKSRQHLGRLRVLPFPAASFRRSIFVIARKGELGALPARIHKVGRGILTQGYFTELFISWPWLKPMIGR from the coding sequence ATGCGCCATCGCGACTTTGACCTCGACGCCCTCGAAGTGTTCGTGACCGTGGCGGAGCTGGGCAACATGACCCGAGCCGCCGGTCAACTGGGCCTGACCCAGTCGGCCGTGTCGCACGTGGTGCGTCAACTGGAAACCGCCTTCGCCACCCAGCTGTTCGACCGGAGCATCCGCCCGATGGCGCTGACCGCCGCCGGTCACCGGCTCTGGCACTGGAGCAAGCGCATCCTGAACGATGCCCGCCAACTGCCGGCGGTGATCGGCGGCAAGGATGCGCCTTTCGTGCCGGAACTGCGGCTCGGTTGCATCGACACGCTGGCCGCCCCGTTCATGCCGCGGCTGCTTCAGCAATTGCGCGACGGCGTGCCCTCCTTCAGCATCGCAGCGGGTCTGAGCCGGCAGCTGCGGGAGCAGTTCATGGCCCGGCGCCTGGATGTCATCTTCACAAACGAGTCCTTCGACGACATGGATCAGGTGGACAGCGCCCGGCTGGTCACCGAGCCCTTCGTGCTGCTGGTGCCGCGCAACGCGCCGGAGGTCGCCGACGAGGCCGGGCTGCGCGCGCTTTCGCAGGCGTTGCCGCTGATCCGCAACACGGCGGACAGCAGCCTCGGCCGTATGGTGGACCAGCATCTGCGCCGCCTGGGCCTGGAGATTCCGCGCAGCTTCGCGTTCGACGCCGTCGACACGATGATGGCCATGGTGGCGGAGGAGATGGGGTGGAGCCTGCTTCCACCGACCGCGCTGGTGAAAAGCCGCCAGCATCTGGGGCGCCTGCGGGTTCTGCCCTTTCCGGCCGCGAGCTTCCGCCGGTCCATCTTCGTGATCGCCCGCAAGGGGGAACTCGGCGCGCTTCCGGCCCGCATCCACAAGGTCGGCCGCGGCATTCTCACCCAGGGCTACTTCACCGAACTGTTCATCTCTTGGCCCTGGCTGAAGCCTATGATCGGGCGGTGA